The Pantoea vagans genome contains the following window.
ACGGCAGTGCAAAGCAACAGCAGGCGAAGGCAGGCTTTGATCATGAGGATTCCTCTGACGTTAACGGGCTGAAATAAAGCAGGAGGCGGCGAGCAACGATCTCGCTTTCCTCCCGGGCTTTTATCCCGCCGTGTAACCGTCAGAGGACGGTCGGTCACTCTCGGACCAGCATCTTTCGATCGGAACCCTAGTGACCCATTGCAAATTGTCTGGCGACGTCGGTTGCCCGCTATCGCTCCTGCATCTGATTAATGACATTCAAAAAAAGTGCCAATATTTATCTCATTGAAAAAAAGAAGAATTATTAAATTCACCGCCGGATGATGACCGATCACTGCACAGCCATGCAGCAGCTGCGCACCAACATGTCGCAAGCTGCGTAAACCTGAATTTGATACAGCTCGCAATTTTTGACTGGCACTGAAAAAACTTTTACTGACTGTTCAAAGGGTTATTCCTTTCATCGCACCGCCACAGCCGAACCAATTCAACATTGGTTCACTTCTTGCCTAAGCTGAGAAAGCCCATTGCTCAGCGTTTCATCAATAAAACTGCTGGATAAGCCGGAATACCGATCTTTTTCTGATGTTTAAACAGGCGAACCAATCATGAATCATTCGTCAGAGAGCGCCCGAAACTCCAGTTCTGCCCTGGAGCAATTGCGTCAACTGATCCAGCAACACGAGCAGCAACCGGATCGCGCCCTGCCGACGGAACGTGAATTGGCGGAACGCTTTAATGTCGGTCGTCGCGAAATCCGCCGCGCGCTGGATGTGCTGGAAGAAGAAGGACGCATCTGGCGTAAACAGGGCAAAGGCACCTTTGTGGGCCCAGCGGCCCCGGTTCAACCTCTGGCGCTGCACGATCTGCCACAGCAATCCAATCTGCTGGAAGTGATGGAAGCGCGTTTACAGCTGGAGCCAGGGCTGGCAAGACTTGCCGCCCTGCGCGCCAGCAAAGAGCAAATTGCCCTGATGCAGCGCCTGCTGGAGCGTATGCACGGTATCACTGCGCCTGAAGATGGCGATCAGCATGAACTGTGGGACAGCGCCTTTCATCGCGCCATTGCGGAAGCGGCCGGTAACCGCCTGATGCTGGGTCTGTTTGATGCGTTGGATGCCGTGCGCCGCGACCCCGGCTGGCAACATTTGCGCGTGCAGGCACGCACTCCGGCCCGTCTCGATACCTACGACAGCCATCATCAGCGCCTGGTCAATCACATTGCGCAGCGCCAGCCGCACGAAGCCGCCGCCGCGATGCGTGAGCATTTGCTGGCACTACAACAGGCGCTGCTGGAAGCGCTCTACTCTCACCAAGAGGAGTCGCCATGAGCGGTCACCCGGTTTTAGCGGTACGCAATCTGCGCGTCAAATTTCGCGGTTCTCCCGTCACGGTGCTGGATGATATTTCCCTGACGCTGCATGCCGGGGAAACCCTGGCGCTGGTCGGTGAATCCGGCTGCGGCAAGAGCATCACCTCATTAACCTTAATGGGACTACAGCCCAACAGCGCCGAGATTATGCAAGGCGAGATGACCTTTGATGGGCGCGACCTGCGGAATCTCAGCGCCAGCGACTATGCCGATTTGCGAGGCAATCAGCTGGCGATGATTTTCCAGGAGCCGATGACCTCGCTCAATCCCGCCTTTACCCTCGGCGACCAGCTCAGTGAAGCGGTAATGCGCCACCGTAACGTCAACCGCCGCACCGCATGGGAAGCCGCTCTCAGCATCCTGCAAAAAGTGCAGATACCCGCACCGGAGATGCGCCTCAAAGCCTATCCGCACCAGCTCTCTGGCGGCATGCGTCAACGCGTGATGATCGCCATGGCGCTGATTAACCAGCCGAAACTGCTGATTGCCGACGAACCGACCACCGCGCTGGACGTCACCATTCAGGCGCAGATTCTGGCGCTGCTGAATACCCTGAAGCAGGAAACCGGCACCGCCGTGCTGATGATCACCCATGACCTGGGCGTGGTCGCCGAAGTCGCCCAGCGTGTGGCGGTGATGTACGCCGGACAGGTGGTGGAAAGCGGCAGCGTAGAGGAAATTTTCAACGACCCCCAGCACCCTTACACCATTGGCCTGATGGGATCGATTCCCAGCCTGAGCGGCCGCAGCGGCGCGCTGGCGACCATTCCCGGTCAGGTGCCGCTGCCGGAAAACATGCCGGCAGGTTGCCGATTCGCCAACCGCTGCCCGTTTGCCGAAACGCGCTGCCAGCACAATCGCCCGGCGCTGCGGGCGCTGGCCCCCGATCATCAGGTGGCGTGTTTCCGCGCACCGCTGGAACAGTACGTTGCGCTGGGAGAGATCGCATGAACCCGATTTTAGAGTGCCGTGATTTAAGCAAAACCTTCGCTGGGCCCACCCGCCTGTTTCAACGCAACCGTGGCGTCACGGCGGTGGACCGCGTGTCGTTACAGGTGATGCCGGGCGAAACGTTGGCGATTGTCGGTGAATCCGGCTCCGGTAAATCGACGCTGGGCCGCTTGCTGTTGCGCCTGCTGGCAGCCAGTGCGGGCGAAGTGTTGTACCAGGGCGAAAGCATTACCGATGCCAGCGGTGCGCGCCTGAACCAACTGCGCCGCGAGCTACAAATCATCTTTCAGGACCCTTTCGCCTCACTGAATCCGCGTATGACGGTGCAACAGATTGTCGGCGAACCGCTGTGGCTGCATGAAAAGCTGAGCCGCGAAGATCGTCACGCGCGCGTGGCCGAGTTGCTGCGCACCGTGGGTTTACCCGCCGCCTGGGCTGAGCGCTATCCGCACGAGTTCTCCGGCGGTCAGCGTCAGCGTATCGGCATTGCCCGTGCGCTTGCCTCTCAGCCCAAACTGCTGCTGGGCGATGAGCCGGTTTCGGCGCTGGACGTTTCTGTGCAGGCACAGGTAGTAAACCTGTTGGAGAGCCTGAAACAGCAGTTCGGCCTGACCATGATCATCGTCGCCCACGGTCTGGCGGTGATCCGCCATATGAGCGATCGCGTGGCGGTGATGTACCTCGGGCAGATCGTGGAAGTCGCCAGCGTGGACGAGATTTTTGATGCCCCGCTGCACCCTTACACCCAGGCACTGATCGCCTCTGCCCCGCAGATGCAGCCGGGGGCCAGCCGTCAGATTCCGATGCTGCAGGGCGATCTGCCTAATCCGGCCAATCCACCGTCCGGCTGCCGCTTTCACACCCGCTGCCCTTGGGCCACCTCGGATTGCCGTCAGTTTGAACCGATCAATCAGGTATTGAGCGGTGGACGCCAGATTGCCTGTCATCGCTGGCAGGAGATTAACCGCGATCGCAGCGTCATCACCATCGCACCGCCTTCCGCTGCCTTTTTACGACGCCGCGCGCTGTTTGAGCAGGCCGTCAAACAACAAGCTTAACCCTCTGGAGATTCGCCTGTGAACAAAGCTCGTCATACGTTATTCACCGCCTTAAGCGGCTTGTTACTGCTCGGTGCCAGTGCCCACAGCCAGGCTGAAAGCGTTATTCGCATTGGTCTGGGGGCCGATCCGGACATGCTCGATCCCCATCTGGCGCGCACCTATTACGGTCGCTTTGTCTTTGCCGCGATGTGTGACCGTCTGGCGGATGTGGATGAAAATCTGAAGGTGGTGCCAGGACTGGCAACCGACTGGGCATGGAGCGATGAGGGCAAAACGCTGACCATGAACCTGCGCAGTGGCGTGACCTTCCAGGATGGCGAAAAATTCGATGCCAACGCGGTGAAGTTCAATATTGAGCGCGCGTTAACGCTACCGGGATCGCTGCGTAAAAGCGAAATCTCCTCGATTGACAGCGTCGAAGTGAGCGGCCCAATGCAGGTGAAATTCCACCTGAAAAAACCCGATGCGGCGCTACTCAGCCAGTTAACCGACCGCGCGGGTGCCATGCTGGCCCCGGAAGCGGCGAAAAAACCGGATTTCGCCACGCATCCGGTCTGCTCCGGCCCGTATCAGTTTGTCAGCCGCGTGCAGCAGGACCGCATTGTGCTGCAGCGTTATAACAACTACTGGAATAAAGACGCCTACCACTTCGATAAAGTGATCTTCCTGCCGATTCCAGATGCCTCAGTGCGTCTCGCTAACCTGCGCGCAGGCGATCTCGACCTCACTGAAGGCGTGGCCGCCAGCGATGTGAAAACCGTTGAAGCTGACAGCAAGCTGGCGTTAGCCAAGGTCACGGGCCTCGGTTATCAGGGCATTACCTTCAACATCAATAACGGCAAAGTCGATGCCAATAGCCCATTGAAAGATGCGCGCGTGCGTGAAGCCTTCTCGCTGGCGATCGATCGCGATGCCCTGAATCAGGTGGCATTTGAAGGGCTGTATACACCAGCTAATCAGGCGTTTTCTCCGGTAAGCCCTTATCACGTCAACAAGCCTATCGCCGCACGCGACGTGGAGAAAGCCAAGGCGCTGTTGAAAGCCGCTGGCGTCACCACACCACTGAATCTGACACTGATGGTGACCAACAACCCCACAGCACAGCAGGTCGGTCAGGTGATTCAGGCGATGGTGGGCGAGGCAGGCTTTAACCTCAATTTACAGATGAGCGAGTTCGCCACCTTACTGGATCGCCAGCAGCGCGGCGATTACCAGCTCAGTTTGTCAGGCTGGTCAGGTCGTCCCGATCCGGATGGCAGCATCTACTCCTTTATCAACAGTAAAGGCACGCTGAATGACGGGCGCTACAGCAGTACGCAAGTCGATGAGTGGCTGAACGCTGCCCGCCTCACCAATGACCAGGCACAACGCCAGGCGCTCTACGGCAAGGTGGTGAACCAACTGCAAACCGATATGCCTATCGCCTATCTCTACTTTGAGCCGCGTATTTTTGGCATGACGAAAAAGTTGCAGGGCTTTAAAGCCTGGCCGGATGGTTTAGTCCGTCTGGCCGGTGTGAGCCTGGCGCAGTAAACCGCTGAGGAGCGATGATGCTGGAACTGATTGTTAAACGCCTGCTGCTGGCCATTCCGACGCTGCTGCTGGTGAGCATTATGGTGTTCGCCTTGCAAAAACTGCTGCCGGGCGATCCGGTGCTGGCGATGGCCGGAGAAGAGCGCGATCCGGCGGTGATTGCGCAGCTGCGTGCCGAGTATCACCTTGATGATCCGATTTCTACCCAGTATTTCTCGTGGGTGGGGAGTGCGCTGCAAGGCGATCTTGGCATGTCACTGCGCACCAAAGAGCCCGTCACCGCACTGATCGCCAGCAAACTGCCGGTGACGCTGGAGCTGTCGCTGTTGGCGATGATCATTGCGCTTTCGATTGGCATCAGCATGGGCATCATCGCGGCGGTGCGTAAAGACAGTTGGGTCGATCACACCACCAACTTTGTCGCGCTATCCGGCATTTCGGTGCCGCATTTTTGGTTGGGTATCCTGCTGATCCTGCTGTTTTCCGTGCATCTGCAATGGTTGCCCGCCTCCGGGTTTGTGCCGATCAGCGAAGATGTGGTGCAGAACCTGAAAACCTTGTTGCTGCCTGCGCTGGTATTAGGCACCGGCCTGGCGGCGACGCTGATGCGGCATACCCGCGCCTCAATGATCGGCGTGCTGAAAGCCGATTACATCCGCACCGCACGCGCCAAAGGGTTGCTGGCACCAAAAGTGGTGTTGAAGCATGCCTTCCGCAACGCGTTAATGCCGATCGTCACACTCACCACGCTGCTGTTTGGTGAACTGCTGGGCGGTGCGGTGCTGACTGAGCAGGTTTTCACCCTGCCTGGTTTCGGCAAGATGATTGTTGATGCGGTCTTCAACCGTGATTACGCCGTGGTGCAAGGCGTGGTGCTGGTGGTAGCGATCGGCTTTCTGCTGCTGAATCTGCTGGCGGATGTGCTCTATCTGTTAATCAACCCGAAAATGCGAGGCTAGCCATGAGCGAGGTTTTAACAGCGGGCGCAGTGCCCGTAGTCACACGCCCTAAGCGCCGGGTACTGAATAAATTTCTGCGCAACAAAAGCGCCATGATAGGTGCAGTAATCGTTGTGCTGTTTGTCGCCGTGGCGCTGCTGGCGCCCTGGCTGGCCCCCGCCGATCCGATCAAGGCTAACTTCCTGGCGGTGCGCAAAGCCCCTTCGGCACTCTTCTGGTTTGGTACTGACGAACTGGGCCGCGATATTCTGTCACGCCTGATTTGGGGTGCCCGCACCTCACTGCTGGCGGGCTGTATCTCGGTGATGATCGCCATTTTGATTGGCGTGCCGCTAGGCTTGATTGCCGGCTACTGGCAAGGATGGTGCGACGGCATTATTTCGCGCTTTATCGAAGCCCTGCTGGCCTGCCCGTTTTTGATTCTGGCCATCGCCTTGGGTGCCTTCCTGGGACCGAGCCTCTCGAATGCGATGATCGCGATTGGCCTGTCGGCGATGCCGATTTTTGCCCGCCTGACGCGAGGCCAGGTGATCGCCATCCGCCATGAAGAGTATATCGACGGCGCACGTGCCATTGGCTTGCCGGATCGCTGGATCATCCTGCGCTATGTGCTGCCCAACGTGATGTCTCCGATTCTGGTGCAGGCCACCCTGGCAATTGCCTCCGCCATTATCACCGAAGCCAGCTTGTCCTTCCTCGGCCTGGGTCAGCAGCCACCTTCTCCTTCCTGGGGAGCGATGCTGAATACCGCCAAAGGCTATCTGGAGCAGGCACCCTGGATGTCGATTTTCCCAGGTCTGGCTATTTTTCTTACCGTGCAGGGCTTCAATCTATTGGGTGACGGACTGCGCGATGCGCTTGATCCGCGCAATGACTCACACTAAGGAACCGTTATGAGTGATTTGGATTTCAACGTTAGCTACGCCTCACACCGTGCCCCGATGATGGGACGCAATGCAGTGGCAACCTCACAGCCGTTGGCGGCACAAGCAGGCATGCGCATGTTGCAGCAAGGCGGCAATGCGGTGGATGCCGCGATTGCCACCGCCATGGCGCTCACCGTGCTGGAACCCACTGGCAACGGCATTGGCAGCGATGCGTTTGCGATTATCTGGGATGGCAAACAGCTGCACGGCTTGAATGCTTCCGGTCGCTCCCCCGCCACCTGGAGTGCGGATCGCTTTGCCGGGCACAGCACCATGCCGGAAATCGGCTGGGAAGCAGTGACCGTACCCGGTGCGGTTTCCGCCTGGGTTGCGCTGGCCGAGCGCTTCGCCACCCTGCCGCTTACCACACTGGCGCAACCGGCCATCGAATATGCCCGTGATGGTTTCCCGGTTTCGCCGTTGATTGCCCACTTGTGGCAGCGCGGTTACAACAAACTGAAAGCCCAACCGGGCTTTACCGCGTGCTTTGCACCGGATGGCCAGCCCCCGCGCGCGGGTGAACTGTTCCGTAACCCGGCGCAGGCTGCGACGTTGCAGAAAATCGCCGAAACGCGCGGCGAAGCGTTTTATCGCGGGGAACTGGCGGAGAAAATCGTGGCCTTTGCCGAGCAGCATGGCGCAGCGCTCAGTATGGCCGACCTCAACAACCACCGTGCTGACTGGGTCGATTTGCTGTCACGCCCCTTTGCCGGTGGATCGGTGCAGGAACTGCCGCCGAATGGTCAGGGCATCGCCACGCTGATTGCATTGGGTATTCTGGAGCAGTGGGATATTGGCCGTTATCAGCCTGATTCGGTGCCGTGGCTGCACCTGTCGATTGAGGCAATGAAGCTGGCACTGGTGGATCTGGATCGCTACGTCACGGATTACGATCATCTGGAATTCCCGGCAGAGCTGTTACTGAGCGACCATTATTTGCAGCAGCGTGCGCAACTGATCAATCCTGACCAGGCCGGTGATTTTACCTTCGGTTCACCGCAGCAAAGCGGCACCGTCTACCTCTCAACCGCCGATGCCAGCGGTATGATGGTGTCGTTCATCCAGTCCAACTATATGGGCTTTGGCTCTGGTGTTGTGGTACCGGATACCGGCATCAGCCTGCAAAACCGTGGCTGCGGCTTCTCACTCGATCCACAGCATCCCAACGTGGTGGCAGGCGGGAAACGCCCTTTCCACACCATTATCCCGGCATTTGCTCTGGATGCCGCAGGCCAGCCATTGATGTCATTCGGCGTGATGGGCGGACCGATGCAGGCGCAGGGGCATTTGCAGCTGGCGTTGCGCATCATGCAGCATAAACAGAACCCGCAGGCGGCGATTGATGCCCCACGCTGGCGTGTCGAGCAAGGCCGCGCAGTGGTGGTGGAACCAGGGATTGATCGTAACGTGCTGGCGAAGCTGCGTGAGATGGGGCACCAGATTACGGTGGAAGATCCGCTGCAAAGCTACAATTTCGGCGGTGCGCAGGCGATTGTGCGCGATTCGCAAGGCTTCTACATTGCCGCCACCGAAAGCCGCAAAGATGGGCAGGCACTGGTGTTTTAATATCGGTGGGCATTAATGCGCACCCTACGAAAAATTGCATCCAACTTTGTGAGGTCGCCATTTATGGCGACCGCCAGCCGTTGTGCACGCCAGGCCATTGCACTATTCTTTAGGACCATTCCCACTGAATCGTATATATAGCCATAACAGGAGTTCAACATGGCGTCAGGATTATCCCGCATCTGGATGCGTACCGGCATGCTTATGGTCAGCGCACTGGTAGTGCTGCAACTTACCGCCTGTGGCGATAAAGAAGGCGATCAACGTAAAGCCTTCACCGATTTCCTGCAGAACACCGCCATGCGTAGCGGTGAACATCTGCCCAGCCTGAGCGAAAACCAGAAGCAAACCTTCGGTAACTACGCCAGCGACTACGCCATCCTGTATGGCTTCTCTCAGCAGGCCAACCAGGCGGTTGAACAAGGCATGCGTCCCGTGGTGGATGAGCTGGCGGCAATCCGTGTACCGCAAGATTATCTGACCCGCCGTGATTCTCTGCGCCAGGCGAGCGGCAACCTGAGTGTGCTGTCGCAACAGATTCAAAGCGCCAAAATGCAGGCCGACAGCAGCAAAGCCACGCTAAAGCAGCCCGACGATCTGAAAAAAGTGTATGACAACGTGTATGCCAAAGTGGTGACGCAGCCTGCCAGTACCCTGATTCCCCTGCTGCCTCAGCTGCAGGCATTGAGCCAGGCGGCGGTGCAAACCGGTGACTATCTGCAATCACAGGGCACTCGCGTGAGCTTTAACGACGGCGGCGTGCAGTTCCCAACTCAGGATCAAGCCACGCAGTACAACACGCTAATGAGCAACCTCTCCAGCAATGCACAAGCACTGACCCAAGCGCAAAATGCCGTGCAGGGTGGTTTGTAACCGCGCGATGTAACCTGATGCCGGGCGGCCAGACGGTCGCCCCTACAGTCGTTATCCCTCCGTCCTTCTTTTCAGATTTTTCGTCACTTCCTTACAACTGACTTTTCTGCGTAGACAGAGTGTGATCTGGCGCATTTTCGACCAAAAAATGTTTGTGATCCAAATCACATTTACGAGACAAACCTCATCCTTGCAAAGGTGACTTAAGTCACATTTATCACCTTGTTTTGCTTAATATTTCGCCACCGTACTTTTCTTACACCTCAATAGTGTGATCTACGTCACCTTATAGCACCCCAACCACCCCAATATTGCGTGATCTGCATCACACTTATCCCGAATGCTACGCAGCGTAATAAACTAGTGCTAGAGTCCGCGTGCATACAGTGATGCCACGGCCCGCGCCGGAATGGCTCAATAAAAGTCTTAACAAAAACAACCGCGCTCTTATTGCAGCGCGTCTCAATAAGGGGTGGGTTTATGTCCTCATCAGCGAAGGTCAAGGTCCAGAGCTTTGGTCGCTTTCTGAGTAACATGGTGATGCCAAACATCGGTGCGTTTATCGCCTGGGGTATCATCACAGCACTGTTCATCCCAACCGGATGGATTCCTAACGCAACGCTGGCGAAACTCGTCGGCCCAATGATCACTTACCTGCTGCCACTGTTGATCGGTTTCACCGGTGGACGTCTGGTGGGCGGCGATCGCGGCGGCGTGGTCGGTGCTATCACCACCATGGGCGTGATTGTCGGTGCAGATATGCCGATGTTCCTCGGCGCGATGATTGCCGGTCCACTGGGCGGCTGGGCGATCAAAACCTTTGACCGTATGGTTGATGGTAAGATCAAAAGCGGCTTCGAGATGCTGGTTAACAACTTCTCAGCCGGTATCATCGGTATGCTGTTGGCGCTGCTGGCGTTCATCGGCATCGGTCCGTTGGTAGAAGGTTTGTCGCACATCCTTGCGGCGGGCGTAAACCTGATGGTGCAGAACAACCTGCTGCCATTGACCTCGATCTTTGTTGAGCCAGCGAAAATCCTGTTCCTCAACAACGCCATCAACCACGGCATCTTCTCTCCTCTGGGCATCCAGCAGGCGAGCGAAGCCGGTAAATCTATCTTCTTCCTGATTGAAGCTAACCCAGGCCCGGGTATGGGCGTGCTGGTTGCTTACATGATTTTTGGTCGCGGTAGCGCCAAACAGTCTGCAGGCGGTGCGGCGATCATCCACTTCCTCGGTGGTATCCACGAAATTTACTTCCCGTATGTGCTGATGGCACCGCGTCTGCTGCTTGCAGTTATCCTCGGTGGTATGACCGGTGTGTTCACCCTGACCGTGCTGAACGGCGGCCTGGTGTCTCCTGCTTCTCCAGGTTCAATCCTGGCTGTGCTGGCGATGACACCAAAAGGGGCTTACTTCGCTAACATCGCTGCCATCATCGCCGCGTTTGCTGTCTCCTTCGTGGTCTCTTCTATCCTGCTGAAAACCAGCAAAGTGAAAGAAGATGACGATATCGAAGCCGCGACCCAGCGCATGCGTGATATGAAAGCGCAGTCAAAAGGCCAGACCGTTGCGGGTTCGCCAGTGATTGCCGATGCCAACAGCGTTGACGTCAGCCACGTGCGTAAAATCATCGTCGCTTGTGATGCCGGTATGGGTTCCAGCGCCATGGGTGCAGGTGTGCTGCGTAAGAAAGTGCAGGATGCCGGTCTGAGCAATATTTCGGTGACCAACAGCGCGATCAACTCGCTGCCGGGGGATGTTGACCTGGTGATCACCCACCGCGATCTGACCGAACGTGCGATGCGCCAGGCGCCGCAAGCGCAGCATATTTCGCTGAACAACTTCCTCGACAGCGCGCTGTACAGCAACCTGACCGAGCGTCTGGTGGCCGCCAACCGCAGCGAAGCACATCGTGAGACGGTGCAGACCACGCTGGCAGACAGCTATGACGACGGCAGTGCCAATCTGTTCAAACTCGGTGCAAACAACGTGTTCCTCGGCCTGACCGCCAGCAACAAAGAGCAGGCGATTCGCTTTGCCGGTGAGCAGTTGGTGAAAGGCGGTTACGTCCAGCCGGAATACGTCGAAGCGATGCTGGAGCGTGAGAAGCTGACCCCGACTTACCTGGGTGAGTCTATCGCCGTACCGCACGGTACCGTGGAAGCCAAAGATCGCGTGCTGAAAACCGGTATCGTGTTCTGCCAGTATCCCGCCGGTGTGCTGTTTGGTGAAGAAGCGGATGACGTTGCGCGCCTGGTGATCGGTATCGCGGCACGCAACAACGAACACATCCAGGTGATTACCAGCCTGACCAACGCGCTGGATGATGACAGCGTGATTGAGAAGCTGGCGAACACCACCAGCGTTGAAGAAGTGCTGGCGTTGTTGTCGCCTAAAGCGTAAACCACGTTTTAACTCCCTGGGGCGGGCAAGCCCGTCCCACATTTCCGGGGCGGATTTGCCCGCCCTTTCGTCATTTGATATGGGTCAAATTTATGAAAGCGTTACATTTTGGAGCAGGTAACATCGGCCGCGGTTTCATCGGTAAGTTACTGGCTGATGCCGGTATTGAACTGGTGTTCGCGGATGTCAATCAGGTGGTTCTTGATGCCCTTAACGCCCGTCATGAGTATCCGGTTCATGTGGTTGGCGAGCAGGCAAAAGTTGAAATGGTGACCGGCGTCAGCGCCGTTAATAGCACTAGCGACGATATCGTGACGCTGATTGCTGAGGTTGATATCGTTACCACGGCGGTTGGTCCGCAGATTCTGGAGCGCATCGCAGGTGGTGTCGCGAAGGGGCTGGCCAAACGCAGCGATAACGGTAATGTCCGTCCGCTGAACATCATCGCGTGTGAAAACATGGTGCGCGGCACCAGCCAGCTGAAACAGCACGTGTTGAAAGCATTGCCAGAGCAGTATCACGCGTGGGTAGAAGCTAACGTCGGCTTCGTCGACTCCGCTGTGGACCGCATCGTGCCGCCATCTGAAGCCGGCAGCAACGATCCGCTGGAAGTCACCGTGGAAACCTTTAGCGAGTGGATCGTTGACAAAACCCAGTTCAAAGGTGCACTGCCGAACATTCCGGGCATGGAACTCACCGATAACCTGATGGCGTTTGTGGAACGCAAGCTGTTCACCCTGAACACCGGCCATGCCATTACCGCTTATCTTGGTCAGTTGGCCGGCCACGCCACCATTCGTGATGCGATTCTCGATGAGAAAGTGCGTGCCGTGGTTCAGGGTGCGATGCAGGAAAGCGGCGCGGTGCTGATCAAGCGTTACGGTTTTGACGCCGATAAGCACGCGGCCTATATCCAGAAAATCCTCACCCGCTTTGAAAACCCGTACCTGAAAGACGATGTTGAGCGTGTTGGCCGCCAGCCGCTGCGTAAGCTGAGCGCCGGTGACCGTCTGATCAAGCCAACGCTGGGCACGCTGGAGTACAGCTTGCCGCACGCCAGTCTGGTGCAGGGCATTGCCGCCGCCATGCATTATCGCAGCGAAGCCGATCCCCAGGCGCAGGAACTCGCTGCGCTGCTGGCAGAGAAAGGCCCACAGGCCACGCTGGCGGAGATCTCTGGACTGGACGCCAATAGCGAAGTGGTCACCTCTGTGGTGAGTGCTTACAACGCTATGGCATAATGCGCGCCCTTTAATAGCTCATTCGGGCACGGTGGCCAACCGTGCCCGTCGGCGGTATCTGAACGATGCAGGCAATAATGGAAGAGAAGCAAGCTTTTGAAAACCGGGTGCTAGAGCGCCTGAACGCCGGTCGATCGGTGAGAAGCTTCCTGATCGCCGCCGTTGAGTTACTCGCCGAAGCGGTGAACCTGCTGGTCTTGCAGGTGTTTCGCAAAGACGATTATGCCGTTAAGTATGCGGTGGAACCCTTGCTGCTGGGTGATGGCCCGCTGGGGGAACTCTCCGTGCGCCTGAAGCTAATCTACGGCCTGGGCGTGATCAATCGCCACGAATATGAAGATTGTGAACTGTTGCTGGCGCTGCGTGAGGAGTTGAATCACGACACCAGCGATTACCGCTTCACCGACGATGAAATTCTGGGTCCGTTTGGCGAACTGCATTG
Protein-coding sequences here:
- the mtlR gene encoding mannitol operon repressor MtlR, which gives rise to MQAIMEEKQAFENRVLERLNAGRSVRSFLIAAVELLAEAVNLLVLQVFRKDDYAVKYAVEPLLLGDGPLGELSVRLKLIYGLGVINRHEYEDCELLLALREELNHDTSDYRFTDDEILGPFGELHCVVAWPPQPDFTREDDALRSMQQQRYLQMVRSTMVLSLTELISRISHKQAFKKPAV
- a CDS encoding PTS mannitol transporter subunit IICBA yields the protein MSSSAKVKVQSFGRFLSNMVMPNIGAFIAWGIITALFIPTGWIPNATLAKLVGPMITYLLPLLIGFTGGRLVGGDRGGVVGAITTMGVIVGADMPMFLGAMIAGPLGGWAIKTFDRMVDGKIKSGFEMLVNNFSAGIIGMLLALLAFIGIGPLVEGLSHILAAGVNLMVQNNLLPLTSIFVEPAKILFLNNAINHGIFSPLGIQQASEAGKSIFFLIEANPGPGMGVLVAYMIFGRGSAKQSAGGAAIIHFLGGIHEIYFPYVLMAPRLLLAVILGGMTGVFTLTVLNGGLVSPASPGSILAVLAMTPKGAYFANIAAIIAAFAVSFVVSSILLKTSKVKEDDDIEAATQRMRDMKAQSKGQTVAGSPVIADANSVDVSHVRKIIVACDAGMGSSAMGAGVLRKKVQDAGLSNISVTNSAINSLPGDVDLVITHRDLTERAMRQAPQAQHISLNNFLDSALYSNLTERLVAANRSEAHRETVQTTLADSYDDGSANLFKLGANNVFLGLTASNKEQAIRFAGEQLVKGGYVQPEYVEAMLEREKLTPTYLGESIAVPHGTVEAKDRVLKTGIVFCQYPAGVLFGEEADDVARLVIGIAARNNEHIQVITSLTNALDDDSVIEKLANTTSVEEVLALLSPKA
- a CDS encoding gamma-glutamyltransferase family protein, which translates into the protein MSDLDFNVSYASHRAPMMGRNAVATSQPLAAQAGMRMLQQGGNAVDAAIATAMALTVLEPTGNGIGSDAFAIIWDGKQLHGLNASGRSPATWSADRFAGHSTMPEIGWEAVTVPGAVSAWVALAERFATLPLTTLAQPAIEYARDGFPVSPLIAHLWQRGYNKLKAQPGFTACFAPDGQPPRAGELFRNPAQAATLQKIAETRGEAFYRGELAEKIVAFAEQHGAALSMADLNNHRADWVDLLSRPFAGGSVQELPPNGQGIATLIALGILEQWDIGRYQPDSVPWLHLSIEAMKLALVDLDRYVTDYDHLEFPAELLLSDHYLQQRAQLINPDQAGDFTFGSPQQSGTVYLSTADASGMMVSFIQSNYMGFGSGVVVPDTGISLQNRGCGFSLDPQHPNVVAGGKRPFHTIIPAFALDAAGQPLMSFGVMGGPMQAQGHLQLALRIMQHKQNPQAAIDAPRWRVEQGRAVVVEPGIDRNVLAKLREMGHQITVEDPLQSYNFGGAQAIVRDSQGFYIAATESRKDGQALVF
- the mtlD gene encoding mannitol-1-phosphate 5-dehydrogenase, with the protein product MKALHFGAGNIGRGFIGKLLADAGIELVFADVNQVVLDALNARHEYPVHVVGEQAKVEMVTGVSAVNSTSDDIVTLIAEVDIVTTAVGPQILERIAGGVAKGLAKRSDNGNVRPLNIIACENMVRGTSQLKQHVLKALPEQYHAWVEANVGFVDSAVDRIVPPSEAGSNDPLEVTVETFSEWIVDKTQFKGALPNIPGMELTDNLMAFVERKLFTLNTGHAITAYLGQLAGHATIRDAILDEKVRAVVQGAMQESGAVLIKRYGFDADKHAAYIQKILTRFENPYLKDDVERVGRQPLRKLSAGDRLIKPTLGTLEYSLPHASLVQGIAAAMHYRSEADPQAQELAALLAEKGPQATLAEISGLDANSEVVTSVVSAYNAMA
- a CDS encoding DUF3053 domain-containing protein, producing the protein MASGLSRIWMRTGMLMVSALVVLQLTACGDKEGDQRKAFTDFLQNTAMRSGEHLPSLSENQKQTFGNYASDYAILYGFSQQANQAVEQGMRPVVDELAAIRVPQDYLTRRDSLRQASGNLSVLSQQIQSAKMQADSSKATLKQPDDLKKVYDNVYAKVVTQPASTLIPLLPQLQALSQAAVQTGDYLQSQGTRVSFNDGGVQFPTQDQATQYNTLMSNLSSNAQALTQAQNAVQGGL